A window of Lagenorhynchus albirostris chromosome 11, mLagAlb1.1, whole genome shotgun sequence contains these coding sequences:
- the STAT6 gene encoding signal transducer and activator of transcription 6 has translation MSLWGLVSKMPAEKLQRLYVDFPQHLRHLLGDWLENQPWEFLVGSDAFCCNMASALLSATVQRLQASAGEQGEGSTILQHISTLESIYQRDPLKLVATFRHILQGEKKAIMEQFRHLPMPFHWKQEELKFNTVLRRLQHRVGETCLLRKALQPGAEGGQVSLHSLIETPANGTGPSEALATFLQETVGELEAAQALVLKRIQIWKRQQQLAGNGAPFEESLAPLQERCESLVDIYSQLQQEVGAAGGELEPKTRAALISRLDEVLRTLITSSFLVEKQPPQVLKTQTKFQAGVRFLLGLRFLAAPAKPLMVRADMVTEKQARELSMPQGPGAGVESTGEIINNTVPLENSIPGNCCAALFKNLLLKKIKRCERKGTESVTEEKCAVLFSTSFTLSPNKLPIQLQALSLPLVVIVHGNQDNNAKATILWDNAFSEMDRVPFVVAERVPWEKMCETLNLKFMAEVGTNRGLLPEHFLFLAQKIFTDNSLSMEAFQHRSVSWSQFNKEILLGRGFTFWQWFDGVLDLTKRCLRSYWSDRLIIGFISKQYVTSLLLNEPDGTFLLRFSDSEIGGITIAHVIRGQDGSPQIENIQPFSAKDLSIRSLGDRIRDLAQLKNLYPKKPKDEAFRSHYKPEQMGKDGRGYVPATIKMTVERDQPLTTPEPQTPTMMPSYDLGMVPDCSMNMQLGPDMAPQGYPPRSHSIPSYPALPREESVNVLPAFQEPHLQMPPSLSQMSLPFDQPHPQGLLPCQPQEHAGSSSKPLLCSDVTMAEDSCLTQPVGGFPQGTWVREDMLPPLLPPTEQDLTKLLLEGQGESEGGSLGAQPLLQPSCYGQSGISMSHLDIRANPTW, from the exons ATGTCTCTGTGGGGTCTGGTCTCCAAAATGCCCGCAGAAAAACTGCAGCGGCTCTATGTTGACTTCCCTCAACACCTTCGGCATCTCCTGGGTGACTGGCTGGAGAACCAGCCCTG GGAATTCCTTGTCGGCTCAGACGCCTTCTGCTGCAACATGGCCAGCGCCCTACTTTCTGCCACTGTCCAGCGTCTTCAGGCCTCAGCTggagagcagggggaggggagcaccATCCTGCAACACATCAGCAccctggag AGCATATATCAGAGGGACCCCCTGAAGCTGGTGGCCACTTTCAGACACATacttcaaggggaaaaaaaagccattaTGGAACAG TTCCGCCACCTGCCAATGCCCTTCCACTGGAAGCAAGAGGAACTCAAGTTTAACACAGTCCTGCGGAGGCTGCAGCACCGAGTGGGGGAAACCTGCCTTCTCCGCAAAGCCCTGCAGCCTGGGGCTGAGGGAGGCCAAG TGTCTTTGCACAGCCTGATAGAAACTCCTGCCAATGGGACCGGGCCAAGTGAG GCCCTCGCCACGTTCCTGCAGGAGACTGTCGGGGAGCTGGAGGCTGCCCAGGCCCTGGTGCTGAAGAGGATCCAGATTTGGAAACGGCAGCAGCAGCTGGCAGGGAATGGCGCACCCTTTGAGGAGAGCCTGGCCCCACTACAGGAGAG GTGTGAGAGCCTGGTGGACATTTACTCCCAGCTGCAGCAGGAGGTGGGGGCGGCTGGTGGGGAGCTTGAGCCCAAGACCCGGGCAGCGCTGATTAGCCGGCTGGATGAAGTCCTGCGAACCCTCATCACCAG CTCTTTCCTGGTGGAAAAGCAGCCCCCCCAGGTTCTGAAGACTCAGACCAAGTTCCAGGCCGGGGTTCGATTCCTGCTGGGCCTGCGGTTCCTGGCGGCCCCAGCCAAGCCTCTGATGGTCAGGGCCGACATGGTAACCGAGAAGCAGGCGAGGGAGCTGAGCATGCCCCAGGGGCCCGGGGCTGGAGT AGAAAGCACTGGGGAAATCATTAACAACACCGTGCCCCTGGAGAACAGCATTCCCGGGAATTGCTGCGCTGCCCTGTTCAAGAACCTG CTTCTGAAGAAAATCAAGCGGTGCGAACGGAAGGGCACAGAGTCTGTCACCGAGGAGAAGTGTGCCGTGCTCTTTTCCACCAGCTTCACGCTCAGCCCCAACAAACTCCCTATCCAGCTCCAG GCCCTGTCTCTGCCCCTGGTGGTCATCGTCCACGGCAACCAAGACAACAATGCCAAAGCCACCATTCTGTGGGACAACGCCTTCTCTGAGATG gaCCGCGTGCCCTTTGTGGTGGCTGAGCGGGTGCCCTGGGAGAAGATGTGTGAAACTCTTAACCTCAAGTTCATGGCTGAGGTGGGGACCAACCGGGGGTTACTCCCAGAGCACTTCCTCTTCCTGGCCCAGAAGATCTTCACCGACAACAGCCTCAGCATGGAGGCCTTCCAGCACCGTTCTGTGTCCTGGTCACAGTTCAATAAG gagATCCTGCTGGGTCGTGGCTTCACCTTTTGGCAGTGGTTTGATGGCGTCCTGGACCTCACCAAACGCTGTCTCCGGAGCTACTGGTCAGATCG GTTGATCATTGGCTTCATCAGCAAACAATACGTCACTAGCCTTCTTCTCAACGAGCCTGATGGAACATTCCTCCTTCGGTTCAGTGACTCAGAGATTGGGGGCATCACCATTGCCCATGTCATCCGGGGCCAGGATG GCTCCCCACAGATAGAGAACATCCAGCCATTCTCTGCCAAAGACCTGTCCATTCGCTCACTTGGTGACCGAATCCGGGACCTCGCTCAGCTCAAAAACCTCTACCCCAAGAAACCCAAGGACGAGGCTTTCCGGAGCCACTACAAGC CTGAGCAGATGGGTAAGGACGGCAGGGGTTATGTCCCAGCTACAATCAAGATGACTGTGGAAAG ggacCAGCCACTTACCACCCCTGAGCCCCAAACGCCTACCATGATGCCCTCTTACGATCTTGGAATGGTCCCTGACTGCTCCATGAACATGCAGCTCGGCCCAGATATGGC GCCCCAGGGGTACCCACCACGCTCTCACTCCATCCCCTCATATCCAGCCCTTCCCCGGGAAGAATCGGTCAATGTGCTGCCAGCCTTCCAGGA ACCTCACCTGCAGATGCCGCCCAGCCTGAGTCAGATGAGCCTGCCCTTTGACCAACCTCACCCGCA GGGCCTGCTGCCGTGCCAGCCTCAGGAGCATGCCGGGTCCAGCTCCAAGCCCTTGCTCTGCTCAGATGTGACCATGGCGGAAGACAGCTGCCTGACGCAGCCGGTGGGAGGGTTCCCTCAAGGCACCTG ggTCCGTGAAGACATGCTCCCGCCCTTGCTGCCTCCCACTGAACAGGACCTCACCAAGCTTCTCCTGGAGGGGCAAGGAGAGTCAGAGGGAGGGTCCTTGGGAGCCCAACCCCTCCTGCAGCCCTCCTGCTATGGGCAGTCTGGGATCTCAATGTCCCACCTGGACATAAGGGCTAACCCCACTTGGTGA